The following proteins are co-located in the Halostella salina genome:
- a CDS encoding cupin domain-containing protein, protein MADNPVADKDYSVLPKQQAFKVHAPDAPDLVEGAGDNLKTVHSVMLTNDMYVTWTTGQPGDVFPLHTHMPEMYQILTTIKGRCVWYYKDNDGNEQSIEAGPGDVVYLPGGAENRVEVIGDEEHIHIGSYPRVRVPRVEQLTGIVPDEVENPKDFRVGVDFDNVRDIYHETDEESFSEADHE, encoded by the coding sequence ATGGCCGACAATCCAGTGGCCGACAAGGACTACTCCGTCCTGCCGAAGCAACAGGCGTTCAAAGTGCACGCTCCGGACGCCCCGGACTTGGTCGAGGGGGCCGGGGACAACCTGAAGACGGTCCACTCGGTGATGCTGACGAACGACATGTACGTCACCTGGACCACCGGACAGCCGGGCGACGTGTTCCCGCTGCACACCCACATGCCGGAGATGTACCAGATCCTGACGACGATCAAGGGTCGCTGCGTCTGGTACTACAAGGACAACGACGGCAACGAGCAGTCGATCGAGGCCGGCCCCGGCGACGTGGTGTACCTGCCCGGCGGCGCGGAGAACCGCGTCGAGGTGATCGGCGACGAGGAGCACATCCACATCGGCTCGTACCCCCGCGTCCGCGTTCCGCGCGTCGAACAGCTCACCGGGATCGTTCCGGACGAGGTGGAGAATCCGAAGGACTTCCGCGTCGGCGTCGACTTCGACAACGTGCGCGACATCTACCACGAGACCGACGAGGAGTCGTTCTCGGAAGCCGACCACGAGTAA